In the genome of Aminivibrio sp., one region contains:
- a CDS encoding CoA pyrophosphatase — MKASWNDAGEWKDRIAGVFSPPADPPWEDVITESPGKSAVLVPFFASPRGPVLLFLRRSAKLRHHAGEICFPGGMREQGDFGPVSTALRETAEETGIQPDCVETLGILAPEYTVASGVAVVPVVGLVSRFKPEDLDLSSGETEGACFALLDAFPEAPLTKFVEIRGILHEYPEYRLDNGWIIWGVTARILRRILESLKGGMS, encoded by the coding sequence ATGAAGGCTTCGTGGAACGATGCCGGGGAGTGGAAAGACCGCATCGCCGGGGTTTTCTCCCCTCCTGCGGATCCCCCGTGGGAGGACGTGATCACCGAAAGTCCCGGAAAGAGCGCCGTGCTCGTTCCCTTTTTTGCCAGCCCCCGGGGGCCGGTGCTCCTCTTTCTCCGCCGCTCGGCCAAACTGCGGCACCATGCCGGAGAGATCTGTTTCCCCGGGGGGATGAGGGAGCAGGGGGATTTCGGTCCTGTCTCCACGGCTCTCAGGGAAACGGCCGAGGAAACGGGTATTCAGCCTGATTGTGTGGAAACCCTTGGCATCCTGGCCCCCGAATACACCGTTGCTTCCGGTGTGGCCGTGGTGCCCGTGGTGGGCCTGGTATCCCGGTTCAAACCGGAGGATCTCGACCTCTCCTCCGGGGAGACCGAAGGAGCCTGCTTCGCACTTCTTGACGCCTTTCCGGAAGCCCCCCTGACGAAGTTTGTTGAAATCCGGGGAATACTGCACGAATACCCGGAATACCGCCTCGACAACGGCTGGATTATCTGGGGGGTCACCGCCCGGATCCTCCGCCGCATTCTCGAAAGCCTGAAAGGCGGAATGTCCTGA
- the pyk gene encoding pyruvate kinase, with protein MTKVKIVCTIGPACSKYETLVSMAKAGMNVARFNFSHGDYEGHLEMLNIVRTVERDLKMPIACLLDTKGPEIRTGKVEGGTVSLEQGSTLTLTTRPILGNASMVTVHYEALPREVAPGQEIFIDDGTLHLKVEEISDTDVVCRVIVGGLLGDTKGINIPGAEISLPALSEKDVEDIRWGLEHQMEYIAVSFVKNRRDIMEVRRVMEEFGSSMKVIAKIETRQAVLNIEEITDVVDGVMIARGDLGVEIPTEEVPLQQKRIIDICRVKGKAVIVATQMLDSMIRNPRPTRAEASDVANAVLDGADAVMLSGETAKGAYPLRSVETMNRIVSRTESEIELWERPLHSVSKTMGVPDAVSSASVQVARQMKVAAIISMTQSGSTAQMVSKHRPPCPILGATPSVRTWRELALYWGVIPLMKEEMTDQNTAVDSAIASCISAGLIREGDLVVVTAGVPLGTAGTTNMLQVHVAGKILLKGLSLLKHEARGAVCIARSAAEANEKMTKGAVLVVGSTDREYVPAMKLASAIVAEEGGLTSHAAIVSLELGIPCVVNAENALSLLSDGMIVTVDGYRGMIYHGRVKLTV; from the coding sequence ATGACCAAAGTGAAGATTGTCTGCACTATCGGCCCCGCCTGTTCGAAGTACGAAACCCTGGTGAGCATGGCGAAGGCGGGAATGAACGTGGCCAGGTTCAATTTCAGCCACGGAGACTATGAAGGGCATCTCGAGATGCTGAATATTGTGCGGACGGTGGAACGGGACCTGAAAATGCCCATCGCCTGTCTTCTCGATACCAAGGGCCCGGAAATCCGGACAGGGAAGGTGGAGGGAGGAACGGTGAGCCTCGAGCAGGGCAGTACCCTGACCCTGACCACCCGACCGATCCTCGGGAATGCCTCCATGGTTACGGTGCACTATGAGGCCCTGCCGAGGGAAGTGGCGCCCGGTCAGGAGATTTTCATCGACGACGGAACCCTTCATCTGAAGGTGGAGGAAATCTCAGACACGGACGTGGTGTGCAGGGTCATCGTCGGCGGCCTCTTGGGAGACACGAAGGGCATCAACATCCCCGGGGCGGAAATATCCCTCCCGGCCCTCTCCGAAAAGGACGTGGAGGACATCCGCTGGGGCCTTGAGCATCAGATGGAGTACATCGCCGTTTCCTTCGTGAAAAACAGGCGGGACATCATGGAAGTTCGCAGGGTCATGGAAGAGTTCGGCAGTTCCATGAAGGTCATCGCCAAGATCGAAACCAGGCAAGCCGTTTTGAACATCGAGGAGATCACCGACGTGGTGGACGGTGTGATGATCGCCCGGGGCGATCTCGGCGTGGAGATTCCCACCGAAGAAGTTCCCCTCCAGCAGAAGCGCATCATCGACATCTGTCGGGTGAAGGGCAAGGCCGTCATCGTGGCCACCCAGATGCTGGATTCCATGATCCGCAATCCCCGTCCCACGCGAGCCGAGGCAAGTGATGTGGCGAATGCGGTTCTCGACGGGGCCGACGCCGTCATGCTTTCCGGCGAGACGGCAAAGGGAGCCTATCCCCTCCGGTCGGTGGAGACCATGAATCGCATCGTGTCCAGGACGGAAAGCGAGATCGAGCTCTGGGAGAGACCGCTGCACAGCGTCTCAAAAACCATGGGCGTTCCCGACGCCGTGAGCAGCGCCTCCGTTCAGGTGGCCCGCCAGATGAAGGTCGCCGCCATCATCTCCATGACACAGAGCGGCAGCACCGCCCAGATGGTGAGCAAACACAGGCCCCCGTGCCCTATCCTCGGGGCGACACCATCCGTCCGGACATGGCGGGAGCTCGCCCTGTACTGGGGCGTCATCCCTCTCATGAAAGAAGAAATGACCGACCAGAATACGGCCGTGGATTCGGCCATCGCGTCCTGCATCAGCGCCGGACTCATCAGGGAAGGCGACCTGGTGGTAGTGACCGCAGGCGTTCCCCTGGGCACAGCGGGGACCACGAACATGCTCCAGGTGCATGTAGCGGGAAAAATCCTCCTCAAGGGACTTTCTCTCCTGAAACACGAGGCCAGGGGGGCGGTGTGCATTGCCCGGAGCGCCGCCGAGGCCAATGAAAAAATGACCAAGGGCGCCGTTCTCGTTGTCGGGTCGACGGACAGAGAGTATGTTCCGGCCATGAAACTGGCCTCGGCCATCGTGGCGGAGGAGGGAGGGCTCACGTCCCACGCCGCCATCGTTTCGCTGGAGCTCGGCATACCCTGCGTGGTGAACGCAGAAAACGCCCTGTCGCTCCTTTCTGACGGTATGATCGTTACTGTGGACGGCTACCGGGGGATGATCTACCACGGCCGGGTGAAGCTGACCGTATGA
- the dnaE gene encoding DNA polymerase III subunit alpha: MARQFVHLHVHTEYSLLDGAIRCDRLAAKSVEYGMPAVAMTDHGAMYGAVEFYDKCMTAGIKPIIGCEVYVDPEGHTTRNKRNRNHHLILLAENDEGYHNLVKLTSIANTDGFYGKPRIDHSLLSRYKSGLIASSACLAGEIPSLILEGKEKEALDRAVLYRDIMGKENFYLEIMYNAIPEQAVVNRAIVRMAREHGFPLIATNDAHYLLKDDYDWHEILLCVQTKSSLEDENRMSFSSNDFYFRSPEEMDMLFGTELPDALDNTVAIAERCNVRLPLGERDYKLPNLRLPEGETLESNLEKEARQGLSERMKDNVPEEYAKRLEYELGVINSMGFAGYFLIVADIIGAAKKLGIRIGPGRGSAAGSLVAWSLKITELDPIRYNLLFERFLNPERISMPDIDTDVSDKGRDELLRYISEHYGHDRVSQIVTFGRMKSRAAVTDVGRVLGMAVRDVNAITRLIPPMGVHSIGEAVEQVPELADMKKNNPVVARVLDIASNIEGLARHCSQHAAGVVITPMPVTDLVPVRKIGDGQIVTQYPMEPIEKLGLVKMDFLGLRTLSVIEEALQNISLSGKPVPDMEHIPLDDQASYEMLQKADTLGVFQLESSGMRQLLKKLRVDCFEDLIAVLAMYRPGPLGSGMVDQYIRCKHGRAKVEYIHPLLEDVLKETYGVVLYQEQVMQCAAILAGYSLGEADLLRRAMGKKKADVMEQQRAKFVEGAKGRGIDEKTAENIFNIIQEFAGYGFNKSHSAAYALITYQTAWLKANYRPEFMAAYLSSQIGSKKEDLAAYVREVRNSGIKVLPPDVNTSMASFTAVGDVIRFGLGAVSKSGHTAVEAILAARNEGGPFVSLWDFLCRVDLRVVNKSVVENLIRAGAFDSLNDNRRQLLEGLPDLVSAASKKCADGNQCSLFELIPEETDEGGPDLPDVEDFLLYERLELEKEATGLYISGHPFEQHEAKVRSFSNCSISDLKKWKGKKNPPLVGGMVLSVRERTTKNGDPMGIIEIEDGDSRMEAVCFPKTWASLRGKFSTGQVCFISGFPEERGETSVIARSVFSAEEAGERGSPPYVRVTVFADSLRNVSVKDLFRTLKTYPGKSPVLFEIRNDACSVTILLQDVRVDPGAPIASAVQEVLPEEMFRIE; this comes from the coding sequence ATGGCCCGACAATTTGTCCACCTTCACGTCCATACTGAATACAGCCTCCTCGACGGCGCCATACGGTGCGACCGGCTCGCTGCAAAGTCCGTTGAGTACGGAATGCCGGCTGTCGCCATGACCGACCACGGAGCCATGTACGGCGCCGTGGAATTTTACGATAAATGCATGACCGCAGGTATCAAGCCTATCATCGGCTGCGAAGTCTACGTGGATCCCGAAGGGCACACTACCAGGAACAAGAGAAACAGGAACCACCATCTCATCCTCCTCGCCGAGAACGACGAGGGGTATCACAACCTGGTGAAGCTTACGTCAATCGCAAATACCGACGGCTTCTACGGAAAACCCAGGATAGACCATTCCCTCCTGTCCAGGTACAAATCGGGGCTTATCGCTTCCTCTGCCTGCCTCGCAGGCGAGATCCCCTCCCTCATTCTCGAGGGGAAGGAGAAGGAGGCCCTCGACCGGGCGGTGCTCTACAGAGACATCATGGGGAAGGAGAATTTCTACCTCGAGATCATGTACAACGCCATTCCCGAACAGGCCGTTGTGAACAGGGCAATCGTCCGCATGGCCAGGGAGCACGGGTTCCCCCTCATTGCCACAAATGACGCCCACTATCTCTTGAAGGACGATTACGACTGGCATGAAATCCTCCTCTGCGTCCAGACGAAGAGCAGCCTCGAGGATGAAAACCGGATGTCCTTCTCGAGCAATGATTTCTACTTTCGCTCGCCGGAGGAGATGGACATGCTCTTCGGGACAGAGCTGCCCGACGCGCTGGATAACACGGTGGCCATCGCCGAACGGTGCAACGTCCGTCTTCCCCTCGGGGAGAGAGATTACAAGCTCCCGAACCTCCGGCTTCCCGAAGGGGAAACCCTGGAGAGCAACCTCGAAAAGGAGGCCAGGCAGGGTCTTTCGGAGCGCATGAAAGACAATGTCCCTGAAGAGTACGCTAAGCGGCTTGAATACGAACTCGGCGTCATCAACTCCATGGGCTTTGCCGGCTACTTCCTCATCGTGGCCGACATCATCGGCGCCGCGAAGAAATTGGGGATACGTATCGGTCCGGGCAGAGGATCGGCGGCAGGGTCCCTCGTGGCGTGGAGCCTGAAGATCACTGAACTGGACCCCATTCGCTACAATCTTCTTTTCGAACGCTTCCTGAACCCCGAGAGGATCAGCATGCCCGATATCGATACCGACGTGTCGGACAAGGGACGGGATGAACTGCTCCGCTATATTTCGGAGCATTACGGCCACGACAGGGTTTCCCAGATCGTTACCTTCGGCCGGATGAAAAGCCGGGCCGCCGTGACGGATGTGGGAAGAGTCCTGGGAATGGCGGTCCGGGATGTGAACGCTATCACCCGGCTCATTCCCCCCATGGGGGTTCATTCCATCGGCGAAGCCGTGGAACAGGTTCCCGAACTTGCCGATATGAAAAAAAACAATCCCGTGGTGGCCAGGGTTCTCGATATCGCCTCCAACATCGAGGGCCTTGCCCGGCACTGCTCCCAGCACGCCGCCGGGGTGGTCATCACCCCCATGCCGGTGACGGACCTCGTGCCGGTGAGGAAGATCGGCGACGGGCAGATCGTCACCCAGTACCCCATGGAGCCCATAGAAAAACTCGGCCTTGTCAAGATGGACTTTCTCGGCCTCAGAACCCTTTCCGTGATCGAGGAGGCGCTGCAGAACATTTCGCTCAGCGGTAAACCCGTTCCCGACATGGAACACATCCCCCTGGACGATCAGGCCTCATACGAAATGCTCCAGAAGGCGGACACCCTCGGTGTGTTCCAGCTTGAATCGTCGGGAATGAGACAGCTGCTCAAGAAACTCAGGGTTGACTGTTTCGAGGATCTCATCGCCGTCCTGGCCATGTACCGCCCGGGCCCCCTCGGCAGCGGCATGGTAGACCAGTACATCCGGTGCAAGCACGGGAGGGCGAAGGTGGAGTACATCCATCCCCTTCTCGAGGATGTCCTGAAGGAAACCTACGGGGTGGTGCTCTACCAGGAGCAGGTCATGCAGTGCGCCGCCATTCTGGCGGGATACTCCCTGGGGGAGGCTGACCTCCTCCGGCGGGCCATGGGCAAAAAAAAAGCCGACGTCATGGAGCAGCAGCGGGCCAAGTTCGTCGAGGGAGCGAAAGGACGGGGCATAGACGAGAAAACGGCGGAGAACATCTTCAACATCATCCAGGAGTTTGCAGGATACGGCTTCAACAAGTCCCACAGCGCAGCCTACGCCCTGATCACCTACCAGACTGCCTGGCTGAAGGCCAACTACAGGCCGGAGTTCATGGCCGCCTACTTGTCGAGCCAGATCGGATCCAAGAAAGAGGATCTTGCTGCCTATGTCCGGGAAGTCCGGAACTCGGGAATTAAGGTGCTTCCTCCCGACGTAAACACCTCCATGGCCAGCTTCACTGCCGTCGGCGACGTGATCCGCTTCGGTCTCGGCGCTGTCTCCAAGTCCGGGCATACGGCGGTGGAGGCCATCCTGGCGGCGCGGAACGAGGGAGGCCCCTTCGTGTCCCTCTGGGACTTTCTCTGCAGGGTGGACCTCCGGGTGGTGAACAAATCCGTGGTGGAAAACCTGATACGGGCTGGAGCCTTCGACAGCCTCAACGATAACCGAAGGCAGCTCCTGGAGGGATTGCCTGATCTCGTTTCAGCGGCATCAAAGAAATGCGCCGACGGAAACCAGTGCTCTCTCTTCGAGCTGATACCCGAGGAAACAGACGAAGGAGGGCCTGACCTCCCCGATGTGGAGGATTTTTTACTTTACGAACGGCTTGAGCTGGAAAAGGAGGCCACGGGCCTTTATATCTCCGGGCACCCTTTCGAGCAGCATGAGGCGAAGGTCCGTTCCTTCAGCAACTGCTCCATTTCCGACCTGAAAAAGTGGAAAGGAAAAAAGAATCCTCCCCTCGTGGGCGGAATGGTCCTTTCGGTCAGGGAACGAACGACGAAAAACGGGGATCCCATGGGGATAATCGAAATAGAGGATGGAGACTCCCGGATGGAGGCGGTCTGTTTTCCGAAGACATGGGCTTCCCTCCGGGGGAAATTCTCCACCGGGCAGGTGTGTTTCATTTCGGGATTTCCGGAGGAACGGGGAGAAACAAGCGTCATAGCGAGGTCGGTATTCTCAGCGGAAGAAGCGGGAGAGCGAGGGAGCCCTCCCTACGTCCGGGTTACGGTCTTTGCGGATTCGCTGAGGAACGTTTCCGTAAAGGACCTTTTCCGGACCCTCAAGACCTACCCGGGAAAATCTCCTGTGCTATTTGAGATCAGGAATGATGCCTGTTCAGTAACCATACTTCTCCAGGATGTCCGGGTCGATCCTGGGGCTCCCATAGCCTCGGCCGTCCAGGAAGTCCTTCCGGAAGAAATGTTCCGGATAGAGTAA
- the dnaX gene encoding DNA polymerase III subunit gamma/tau: MTISLYRRYRPRTFDEVAGQDMAVDVLKKALQRDQVGHAYLFSGPRGCGKTSLARLLAKALNCENLKDGYEPCGECGSCLSITAGESLDVVEIDGASNNGVEEIRELKSHVSLSPFSSRWKVYIIDEVHMLSISAFNALLKTLEEPPSFVAFILATTEPSKVPVTIRSRCQHIPFRRITPQDIRARLVEVAERENVPWEEDAVREIARQSDGALRDALSMMEQALSLGGGELSAVAVDRLLGGGTMSDLEQWVASAGEDSVRPFLLLEEMFLRGASPLRVVEGLFILFRNLWVFRKWGKDVLASLALSAGETAFLEAEGPKWTTDELSGMMLFCSRLIPQVRAGLRSDVLSGLLAARILESRRTLPPEERAAPSREGGEPRPRGQEPPKQFVPVPSTPAGSSSSGASPSERFRRKDPEPPAEKENTAAGTAAGSGEPVPLLPENWSGFEKMLFGRDLLLYSALAGTSVSMEDRTIAVIFPGESAYCFEVLSIERNAYSLASRVAEYFGEDVSVVLKLGDREKICAGGGNGAGDGVEWQNPGPTIPLFRIPRDEDDSPGDESEKAPAPAPGRSLPPVSPGSEPEEGEIPFEGLVNEVLKWGGGEVVLVKRDDREGDIPEEIVPPGE; this comes from the coding sequence ATGACGATATCGCTCTACAGACGGTACAGGCCCCGGACCTTTGACGAGGTCGCCGGGCAGGACATGGCCGTGGATGTCCTGAAAAAGGCCCTGCAGAGAGACCAGGTGGGGCATGCCTATCTCTTTTCCGGTCCCAGGGGATGCGGCAAAACCTCCCTGGCGAGGCTCCTCGCCAAGGCTCTGAACTGTGAAAATCTGAAGGACGGCTACGAGCCCTGCGGCGAATGCGGGAGCTGCCTTTCCATTACGGCGGGAGAAAGTCTTGACGTGGTGGAGATCGACGGTGCCTCGAACAACGGCGTGGAGGAAATCAGGGAGCTGAAATCTCACGTCTCCCTTTCGCCTTTTTCCTCCAGATGGAAGGTGTACATCATCGACGAAGTTCACATGCTCTCGATTTCCGCCTTCAACGCCCTGCTCAAGACCCTGGAGGAGCCACCTTCCTTCGTGGCCTTCATTCTGGCAACCACGGAGCCTTCGAAAGTCCCTGTGACCATCCGTTCGCGGTGCCAGCACATCCCCTTCCGGAGGATCACCCCCCAGGACATCCGTGCCCGGCTCGTGGAGGTTGCAGAAAGGGAGAACGTGCCCTGGGAAGAGGATGCCGTTCGGGAGATCGCCCGTCAGTCGGACGGAGCGCTCCGGGACGCCCTCTCCATGATGGAGCAGGCCCTTTCGCTCGGAGGCGGAGAGCTTTCCGCCGTGGCGGTGGACAGGCTCCTCGGAGGAGGCACCATGTCCGACCTTGAACAGTGGGTCGCCTCAGCGGGGGAAGACTCGGTGCGGCCCTTTCTCCTGCTGGAGGAGATGTTCCTCAGGGGAGCCTCTCCCCTGAGAGTCGTGGAAGGACTCTTCATTCTGTTCCGCAACCTGTGGGTTTTCCGGAAATGGGGAAAGGATGTCCTTGCTTCCCTGGCCCTTTCGGCCGGAGAAACCGCCTTCCTGGAAGCGGAAGGGCCGAAGTGGACCACCGACGAGCTCTCCGGCATGATGCTCTTCTGCTCCAGGCTTATCCCGCAGGTCAGGGCCGGCCTCCGGTCGGATGTTCTCTCCGGTCTGCTCGCAGCCAGGATTCTCGAGTCCCGGAGGACCCTTCCGCCTGAAGAAAGGGCGGCCCCTTCCCGGGAGGGCGGAGAGCCCCGTCCCCGTGGTCAGGAGCCGCCGAAACAGTTTGTTCCCGTCCCTTCGACACCTGCCGGAAGTAGTTCCTCCGGTGCCTCCCCGTCCGAAAGGTTTCGAAGAAAGGATCCGGAACCACCTGCGGAAAAGGAGAACACCGCCGCCGGGACGGCAGCCGGATCGGGTGAACCGGTTCCTCTGCTTCCGGAAAACTGGTCCGGCTTCGAAAAAATGCTCTTCGGCAGAGATTTGCTGTTGTACTCGGCCCTTGCCGGTACGTCCGTTTCCATGGAAGACCGCACAATTGCCGTCATTTTCCCCGGGGAGTCCGCCTACTGCTTCGAGGTGCTCTCCATAGAACGCAACGCCTATTCCCTCGCTTCGAGGGTGGCCGAATACTTCGGCGAGGATGTTTCCGTCGTCCTCAAGCTGGGCGACCGTGAGAAAATATGTGCGGGAGGAGGAAACGGCGCCGGTGACGGGGTTGAATGGCAGAATCCAGGCCCGACCATCCCCCTTTTTCGAATCCCCAGGGACGAAGATGACTCCCCAGGAGACGAGAGCGAAAAAGCGCCGGCGCCGGCGCCCGGCAGATCCCTTCCTCCGGTTTCTCCGGGGAGTGAACCGGAGGAAGGAGAAATTCCCTTTGAAGGGCTGGTGAACGAAGTCCTCAAATGGGGCGGGGGGGAAGTTGTCCTCGTGAAGAGAGATGACAGAGAAGGGGACATTCCCGAAGAAATCGTTCCGCCGGGGGAGTAA
- a CDS encoding M48 family metalloprotease — translation MKFCRRITVVLLFCTLFLTALSLPASSSDDMGKEIALGEKVAADVEKQWERVADPALSARLSMLLVRFLPYLSRPLPYEVRIVREKMVNAFSLPGGIVYFTTGMLDFLRTDAEVAAILAHELIHADKRHVMIQTARASKINLAALALMIASQGSAGPMILTNLAQIAVTNSYSRDLEREADKEGFRILLEAGFPPAAMVTSLEAMIYDQMKRPYVDPGVFMTHPELSERVAYILQTAKEANVPIRRKKALNLLRPSVESGEGKTVLLLDGEPVWSLPESSESRDIAAAAAEKIDDLLQMETAPYEIQIISLDGKNALRVGPSIVAREPLPRGAESLEAFRESLVRALGNAHNKHPGAKYLH, via the coding sequence ATGAAATTTTGCAGGAGAATCACCGTCGTACTGCTTTTTTGCACTCTCTTTCTGACCGCACTCTCCCTACCGGCTTCATCATCCGACGACATGGGGAAGGAAATCGCCCTCGGCGAGAAGGTAGCCGCCGATGTCGAAAAGCAGTGGGAACGGGTTGCCGATCCTGCTCTGAGCGCAAGGCTTTCCATGCTTCTCGTCCGTTTCCTTCCCTACCTTTCGCGCCCCCTTCCCTACGAAGTCAGGATCGTCAGGGAGAAGATGGTTAACGCCTTCAGCCTTCCCGGGGGCATAGTCTACTTCACCACGGGCATGCTGGACTTTCTCCGTACCGATGCCGAGGTGGCCGCCATTCTCGCCCACGAGCTTATCCATGCCGACAAGCGGCATGTCATGATCCAGACCGCGCGGGCATCGAAGATCAATCTCGCTGCTCTCGCCCTCATGATTGCTTCCCAGGGAAGCGCGGGCCCCATGATTCTCACCAACCTTGCCCAGATAGCAGTGACAAATTCCTACAGCAGGGATCTCGAAAGGGAGGCCGACAAAGAAGGATTCCGTATCCTCTTGGAGGCCGGTTTTCCCCCTGCGGCAATGGTTACCTCTCTCGAAGCCATGATTTACGACCAGATGAAGCGGCCTTACGTGGATCCCGGCGTTTTCATGACCCATCCCGAGCTTTCCGAGCGGGTGGCCTACATTCTCCAGACGGCCAAGGAGGCGAATGTTCCCATTCGGAGAAAAAAAGCCCTGAACCTTCTGCGCCCCTCGGTGGAATCGGGAGAGGGCAAAACCGTGCTGCTTCTCGACGGCGAGCCTGTCTGGTCTCTCCCCGAAAGCAGCGAAAGCCGGGATATAGCCGCAGCGGCCGCAGAAAAAATTGACGACCTGCTCCAGATGGAAACAGCTCCCTATGAAATTCAGATCATCTCCCTCGATGGAAAGAACGCCCTCCGTGTCGGCCCGTCCATCGTCGCCCGGGAGCCGCTGCCCCGAGGAGCCGAATCTCTGGAAGCGTTCCGGGAGTCCCTTGTGAGGGCTCTCGGGAATGCCCACAACAAACACCCCGGCGCGAAATATCTCCACTGA
- the fliS gene encoding flagellar export chaperone FliS, which produces MDSRNAQNAQAVYLATRVNTASREQLLLITYEIGVKACRNASSALASGSAEEANRNIQKAQDVLRELMVTLDVEAGGEVAEGLMKLYDFMYLLLVEANVRKEPEKISIVQGMLEELKGTWEEAVIKLAAEQQGHSAPVPGASSERQEVPAGGLNIAG; this is translated from the coding sequence ATGGACTCCAGGAATGCCCAGAACGCTCAGGCAGTATACCTTGCTACCAGAGTGAATACCGCTTCGAGAGAACAGCTTCTTCTTATAACATACGAGATAGGCGTGAAGGCCTGCAGGAACGCTTCCTCCGCCCTTGCCTCCGGCAGCGCCGAGGAGGCGAACAGAAATATACAGAAAGCCCAGGACGTTCTCCGGGAGCTCATGGTCACCCTGGACGTGGAAGCCGGCGGAGAGGTGGCGGAAGGGCTCATGAAGCTGTACGACTTCATGTACCTTCTCCTCGTGGAGGCCAATGTCCGCAAGGAGCCGGAAAAAATTTCCATCGTCCAGGGGATGCTCGAGGAACTTAAGGGAACATGGGAGGAAGCGGTCATCAAGCTGGCTGCGGAGCAGCAGGGACATTCTGCCCCGGTGCCCGGTGCTTCCAGTGAGCGCCAGGAAGTGCCCGCGGGGGGGTTGAACATTGCCGGATGA